One Huiozyma naganishii CBS 8797 chromosome 5, complete genome DNA segment encodes these proteins:
- the IRC19 gene encoding Irc19p (similar to Saccharomyces cerevisiae YLL033W; ancestral locus Anc_4.25) yields the protein MQLPIINTTKAVISSVQTVLKQPGRFILSCDVSEQSDAEFIRSSYRRFMRLRPLVSQRLNVKHVYTNYIAYKYRYEDYEAKRALVLTNRHLLKHDWRLVVANSLKFVIQSVDETHNNQDVAMAHRIFKSILSWQYQLRRSWKSPGEAYTAYMLSFKHLRTISSTNELTEKEVTLRLFDQCVVFLNETLKTRL from the coding sequence ATGCAACTGCCCATCATCAATACCACGAAAGCTGTTATCAGCAGTGTGCAGACTGTTCTCAAACAGCCGGGACGGTTTATTTTATCTTGTGATGTCTCCGAACAAAGTGACGCCGAATTTATAAGATCCAGCTATAGGCGGTTTATGCGATTACGACCGTTAGTGTCTCAAAGACTTAACGTTAAACACGTTTATACAAACTACATAGCATACAAATACCGATACGAGGACTACGAGGCGAAACGTGCTCTGGTTCTTACCAACCGTCACTTGCTAAAGCATGATTGGAGGCTCGTTGTTGCTAATTCCTTGAAGTTTGTTATTCAATCGGTTGATGAAACGCATAATAACCAAGATGTGGCAATGGCTCACAGAATCTTTAAGAGCATACTTAGCTGGCAGTATCAGCTGAGGAGGTCGTGGAAGAGCCCCGGGGAGGCGTACACGGCATATATGCTCAGCTTCAAGCATCTGAGGACAATTTCTTCCACTAATGAACTGACGGAGAAAGAAGTGACGCTCAGGTTATTTGATCAATGCGTAGTATTTTTGAATGAGACGCTGAAGACAAGGTTgtaa
- the GRC3 gene encoding polynucleotide 5'-hydroxyl-kinase (similar to Saccharomyces cerevisiae GRC3 (YLL035W); ancestral locus Anc_4.22), protein MQDELPSYEPGTGNRSDEEDSSSEESAASSLYVSRETTVDEYEDSDSELENNASEVPADAMLMFKPVRNYNVFMDGLKDGDVFIGLKDKQTLYISGVFDLQVVKGGIVYNNVHYNASKQQIKVWHPLCNSIPAFQSSVYAGWTENLHSAKHSWMGEFTCVLKISSGAAKGIMDCQKLYPELKYLWKIKSSDKQIANDCSSFSILSEIDTSFQPLKISMKWRDSIEKLQMFHKNCQHDMRVMVIGAKNSGKSTFLRLLVEKFLSNSSRKHIASEDSLLYLDLDPGQPELSHPDCMSLAQINQFSKSSLGNNFGQSNLQFLKQCYLGLTSPQDDPKLYLELIDSLIQSFEDQNFVGTSLLNLPGWVKGFGINIINHVIARYKPTNIIIMEINERYNFSEELVIPETFSSSLQDQYAPSIMKLTPYHPQHLHINPSRLSNFDVFNQQKFQASQLRTLKTLLLFHSTDKSEQELNYDFRPLLLQAPMQVSIGVKEGISAIQFLSEFQNMDKADIRGALEGTIVALHRYDILAEDDSFGDNIKKSGIYPLVGKGNVQKLKYVTLVLIHSIDEANKVMNVYLPLCDEKKIQNCHGSNTRWILMRSKTETPLHELYPPRALLEKYGDLKKQNFPYISTERRKKQEHVWKVRKNVQRRGHLMK, encoded by the coding sequence ATGCAAGACGAGCTACCGTCGTATGAACCGGGGACAGGTAATCGTTCTGATGAGGAAGACTCGTCGTCAGAGGAGTCTGCGGCCTCCTCATTATACGTATCGAGGGAAACAACAGTAGATGAATACGAAGACAGTGATTCAGAGCTTGAAAATAATGCGTCCGAGGTACCCGCTGATGCCATGTTGATGTTCAAGCCAGTCCGCAACTACAATGTTTTTATGGATGGCTTAAAGGATGGTGATGTTTTTATTGGTTTGAAGGATAAGCAAACTTTATACATATCCGGAGTCTTCGATTTACAAGTTGTGAAAGGTGGAATTGTTTACAACAATGTACATTATAATGCAtccaaacaacaaataaaaGTCTGGCATCCGCTTTGTAACTCAATTCCTGcttttcaaagttctgtGTATGCTGGGTGGACAGAAAATCTGCACTCAGCAAAACACTCTTGGATGGGCGAGTTTACATGCGTTTTAAAAATCTCTAGTGGGGCAGCAAAAGGTATTATGGATTGTCAAAAACTGTATCCAGAATTGAAATATCTTTGGAAGATTAAGAGCTCTGATAAGCAGATTGCTAATgactgttcttctttcagCATTCTTTCAGAAATCGATACATCTTTTCAacctttgaagatttcCATGAAATGGAGAGATAGCATAGAAAAACTACAAATGTTTCATAAGAACTGCCAACATGATATGCGAGTCATGGTTATTGGGGCGAAAAATTCAGGCAAATCTACTTTTTTAAGGCTGCTTGTCGAGAAGTTCTTGTCTAATAGCTCTCGGAAACATATTGCTTCTGAAGATTCATTACTGTACCTGGATCTCGATCCAGGTCAACCGGAATTGTCACATCCTGATTGCATGTCTTTAGCTCAGATAAATCAGTTTTCCAAGAGCTCATTGGGCAATAATTTTGGACAATCTAACTTACAGTTCTTAAAACAATGCTATTTAGGATTAACCTCTCCGCAAGACGATCCAAAGTTATATTTAGAGCTAATTGATTCCTTGATTCAGTCTTTTGAGGATCAAAATTTCGTAGGTACATCACTACTGAATCTGCCGGGATGGGTCAAAGGCTTTGGTATCAATATTATAAATCATGTCATTGCAAGGTATAAACCTACGAATATTATAATAATGGAGATAAACGAGAGGTACAATTTTTCTGAAGAATTAGTTATTCCAGAAACTTTTTCTTCGTCTCTGCAAGACCAATATGCACCCTCAATAATGAAATTAACACCATACCATCCCCAGCATTTGCACATAAATCCAAGCAGGCTTTCAAACTTTGATGTATTTAACcaacaaaaatttcaggCATCTCAGTTACGTACGCTCAAAACTCTGTTATTGTTTCATTCGACGGACAAATCAGAGCAAGAGTTAAATTATGATTTTAGGCCGCTTTTGCTGCAGGCTCCCATGCAGGTATCAATAGGTGTTAAGGAGGGAATATCTGCAATACAGTTTCTGAGTGAGTTTCAAAATATGGATAAAGCAGATATAAGGGGTGCGTTAGAAGGAACCATTGTTGCATTGCATCGCTACGACATTCTTGCTGAGGATGACAGTTTTGGTGATAACATAAAAAAGTCAGGTATCTATCCGCTGGTTGGTAAAGGGAATGTACAGAAGTTAAAGTATGTTACATTGGTACTGATTCATTCTATTGATGAGGCGAATAAGGTTATGAATGTATATTTACCCCTGTGTGACGagaaaaagattcaaaatTGTCATGGTTCAAATACCAGATGGATTCTCATGAGAAGTAAGACAGAAACACCGTTGCACGAGCTATACCCCCCTCGTGCTCTACTCGAAAAGTATGGAGATctgaaaaaacaaaatttccCTTATATATCAACCGaaaggaggaaaaaacAGGAGCACGTCTGGAAAGTCCGGAAAAATGTTCAGAGAAGGGGTCATTTGATGAAATAG
- the RIX7 gene encoding putative AAA family ATPase RIX7 (similar to Saccharomyces cerevisiae RIX7 (YLL034C); ancestral locus Anc_4.23), which translates to MRRPAGKHTVSAAFDAKIAALISRLLEEKTLDSKRKGLEGDDTVFWARDMSVQEILVFAQAKDLSLQRVKRVVLEKTIDRVLKEMIEEEAEEVSADEDEISEFDTDATPVATALNDERANNDMNKDIVSSWKQSEPESDRTPSKSKRASQQHHSTKSKRRKKDRTPPETNLQSLGGMDDVVAQLMELIGLPILHPEIFETTGIDPPRGVLLHGPPGCGKTSIANALAGELKVPFISVSAPSVVSGMSGESEKKIRDLFEEAQQIAPCLIFFDEIDAITPKRDGGAQREMEKRIVAQLLTSMDELTLQKTGGKPVIVIGATNRPDSLDAALRRAGRFDREICLNVPNEVSRLHILKKLSSTLKLDGEIDFLQLAKLTPGFVGADLKALITAAGTCAIKRIFEHSVVSDTMEVDRDTELKNTANMINPLPLSVIQRFIQNYPEPLNDTELQTLSIKYEDFLKALPTIQPTAKREGFATVPDVTWNNIGALSNVRLELNMAIVQPIKRPELYEKVGINAPAGVLLWGPPGCGKTLLAKAVANESRANFISIKGPELLNKYVGESERAIRQVFTRARASIPCVIFFDELDALVPRRDTSLSESSSRVVNTLLTELDGLNDRRGIFVIGATNRPDMIDPAMLRPGRLDKTIFIELPTKEEKLDILQTLLRSNGTPVAHDIDFAEIINDFRCQNFSGADLAALVRESSVSALKRSFFKTDELQSVVDNNLDKEFEDLSVGVSDEHIIVTMKDFQRALQKIKPSVSDKDRIKYDKLNKKLGWNDQVELKSDE; encoded by the coding sequence ATGAGGAGACCTGCTGGAAAGCACACTGTGAGTGCAGCGTTTGATGCAAAGATTGCAGCGCTAATTTCTCGTTTACTGGAGGAAAAGACACTGGACTCGAAGCGGAAAGGTCTGGAAGGAGATGACACTGTATTTTGGGCTAGAGATATGTCCGTACAGGAAATACTTGTGTTTGCCCAAGCTAAAGATCTGTCTTTACAGAGAGTTAAGAGAGTAGTACTGGAAAAAACTATTGATAGGGTATTGAAGGAAATGAtagaagaggaagcagaagaagtcAGCGCCGATGAAGACGAGATCAGCGAGTTTGATACTGATGCCACACCGGTTGCGACGGCCCTGAATGATGAGAGGGCAAATAACGACATGAATAAGGACATTGTAAGCTCTTGGAAGCAGTCAGAACCAGAATCTGACAGGACGCCGAGCAAGAGCAAGCGAGCTTCACAGCAGCACCATAGCACCAAGTCGAAGAGACGGAAGAAGGATAGAACTCCACCTGAAACCAATTTACAATCACTGGGCGGTATGGATGATGTTGTAGCACAGCTAATGGAACTTATTGGCTTGCCAATTTTGCACCCTGAGATATTCGAAACTACGGGAATTGATCCTCCCCGCGGTGTTCTATTACATGGCCCACCCGGCTGTGGTAAGACTTCGATAGCCAATGCCCTTGCAGGTGAATTAAAGGTTCCTTTCATCTCCGTCTCAGCACCATCGGTGGTAAGCGGCATGTCTGGGGAAAGTGAAAAGAAGATTAGAGATTTATTCGAGGAGGCCCAACAAATTGCACCATGTCTAATATTTTTTGACGAAATCGACGCCATCACACCTAAAAGAGATGGCGGTGCTCAGCGAGAGATGGAAAAACGTATTGTAGCTCAATTGCTAACATCGATGGATGAGCTGACTTTACAGAAAACAGGCGGTAAACCAGTTATTGTCATCGGCGCTACAAACAGACCCGATTCATTGGATGCCGCTTTGAGAAGAGCAGGTAGGTTTGATAGGGAAATATGCTTGAATGTACCGAATGAGGTCTCCAGACTACATATTCTAAAAAAGCTTTCTTCGACCTTGAAGCTTGATGGTGAGATTGATTTCTTACAATTGGCAAAATTAACACCTGGGTTTGTTGGTGCAGACTTGAAAGCATTGATTACTGCGGCGGGAACCTGCGCTATCAAACGTATATTTGAACACTCAGTGGTAAGCGACACGATGGAGGTAGATCGAGACAcagaattgaagaatacaGCTAACATGATAAATCCACTACCTCTCTCCGTTATCCAGAGATTTATTCAAAATTACCCAGAGCCCTTGAATGATACTGAGCTACAAACGCTCTCAATAAAATACGAGGATTTTCTTAAAGCCCTTCCAACAATACAGCCCACTGCGAAACGAGAGGGCTTTGCTACAGTTCCAGATGTCACATGGAACAATATAGGAGCTCTTTCAAACGTCAGGTTGGAATTGAATATGGCTATTGTCCAGCCAATCAAGAGACCTGAACTCTATGAAAAAGTGGGTATAAATGCACCTGCTGGTGTACTTCTATGGGGGCCACCAGGTTGTGGTAAGACTTTATTGGCCAAGGCCGTTGCCAACGAGTCTAGGGCTAACTTTATTTCGATAAAGGGACCAGAATTGCTGAACAAATATGTTGGTGAGTCTGAGAGAGCAATCAGGCAGGTATTTACGAGAGCAAGGGCCTCAATCCCATGTGTCATCTTTTTCGATGAATTGGATGCGCTCGTACCAAGAAGAGACACTTCCTTATCCGAGTCTTCCTCCAGGGTGGTCAACACATTATTGACAGAACTGGACGGATTAAATGATCGTCGCGGTATTTTTGTAATTGGGGCAACTAACAGACCAGACATGATTGACCCTGCAATGCTGAGACCTGGCAGATTAGACAAAACCATCTTCATTGAGCTCCCaacaaaagaggaaaaactGGATATTTTGCAGACCCTTTTAAGGTCAAATGGTACTCCTGTGGCTCATGACATCGATTTCGCAGAGATAATCAATGACTTTCGCTGTCAGAACTTTTCTGGTGCTGATTTGGCGGCGCTCGTTAGAGAAAGTTCTGTTTCCGCGTTAAAAAGAAGCTTTTTCAAAACCGACGAACTCCAGTCTGTTGTTGACAATAATTTAGATAAAGAGTTCGAAGATTTGAGCGTTGGCGTATCTGATGAACATATTATAGTCACTATGAAAGACTTCCAAAGAGCTTTACAGAAAATTAAACCATCTGTGAGTGATAAAGATAGAATAAAATATGACAAGTTGAATAAGAAACTGGGATGGAATGACCAAGTCGAATTAAAGAGCGATGAGTGA